The window tttgtaagtaatgtaatccttaatttagaaatgatgaattcatccttaataaagtatgaaaatttgattattaagcatattatatacatgcttataaatcaagaacaaagcatttatagctgtatttataaactgcttactaatgtctattaatgtggggccaatgcttcataaatgattaattaactatgtactgatgcatAACTAATGTTTCATAGCGTGccgttattataaagtgttaccctcAATGAGttccattcatacgcatgcaAATGCGACAGACCGGAAACGCAAGCCTGTGCGGAAATATTTCGCTTCGTAGCAAAGTTAAAGTTCACGTCACGCGAgtgcgtgagaccaatagaagatcaaaacgtcATAGTGACCTCTCGgtacaaaaaaatccaaattggAAGGAATCGCTCATTGTGGCAGTGTCGCATCATCTGTTACATACAACACAACTTAAAAAGATTACAAAAACCTAATAAAAAGAGAAGTGGCTTGGTTTGCGGTGGAAATAGAACGTGATGTCACATCCTGTTCGCCACCCATTTTTCGCAGTACTGTCAGAACAAATTTTGCATGCGCAAATTCAAGTGTGACTGCCGCTTTACTTGTGCAGTCCCACGAGTACAGATGATATGGATGTGTCGTTAACTTACCACATGAGCACGTCGGAGTGTGCCCCAGTGGGGGGCAAAACACTTAGCAAACTGACTACTTACTTATaatatcaggaaacgcaattccgcgcaacatttcagtgtccagtAACACTTAATTCCTTTGTTAGTCGCAGTAAAGCCGCAAGGATCACCGTCtagtccagctgcttgtaatttTTTTAGCAAACAACTGCATGTTTTAGTCCCGGTATATTTGTTTCTCGTGTTCTACTCGACCATTTTGGTGAGTGTTTTATCACCCAGGGGAGCATGTTCCTGGGCGCGTCCCGAcatgttcacgtgggaaagtgacgtcaatcAGGTACGTCgtgtttctttacaaagtaCTGTCATATGAAGATATAAATGGGTAAAGCAACAGAAGTCTTCATTCCCAGCCTCTTTCTTTAGGGACGATATAACATGTGGATTGATATTGCAAAACAAGGGTGATGAGCTCTGTACTAATACAATTGTATGTCTAGCAAAATTCTTCATCCACAAATGTagaatttttatataatttcccaaatttgtttttttttaaatgaatttaaactgtatatgaagtctttaaaaatgttgaaaggtcctaaagcacaaaaaatatatgatacCCTAAAATACTTCCCAACTGAGGTTAATAGCTGAACAATAACGGAATTCTCCCCTCATGttgtaattttcttaaattttaatctattttattGACATCcttgtaacttcaataactgcactaactcatctactgcactgtaactgtatctgtataactgcatctactcatgtattgcactataacttcaataactgcattaactcatgtactgcaccgtacctttaataaccgcatcaactcatctactgcactgtaactttaatagctaatgtctgtgacttatgcacactcaagtcacttgcactattgtatagtctatattgttatctgttcataaccacctgtacattaatgtttacattatatagccttctgtttatattgttcatagtaaataccgactgtcatattttcgtagtacatgcccattgtatagtattttcctaatattgtattctgtatttattcaaactgtatatcctgcaaagagcagagatgaaatcgtgtggtccccaaacctgacgccctccggcccctggctgcgcctagaaattctgtccataaaaattatgaacagagccggcgacaaagggcagccctgccggagtccaacatgcaccgggaacaagtctgacttgcTGCCGGCAATGcaaaccaagctcctgctccggtcatacagggaccggatagcccttatgtcatcgtgctggcctcatcagaccaggaccttcagcatgcactgggacggtttgcagccgagtgtgaagcggctgggatgagaatcagcacctccaaatctgaggccatggttctcagtcggaaaagggtggcttgctcacttcaggtaggtggagagttcctgcctcaagtggaggagttcaagtatctgggggtcttgttgaggagtgagggaaggatggaacgggagattgacagacggatcggtgcagcttctgcagtaatgcagtcgctgtacaggtctgtcgtggtgaagaaggagctgagccgcaaggcgaagctctcgatttaccagtcaatctacgttcctactctcacctatggtcatgagctgtgggtcatgaccgaaaggacaagatcccggacaCAGGAGGCCGAAATGAgttttctccgcagggtggccgggcgatcccttagagatagggtgagaagctcagtcactcgggaggagctccgagtagatccgctgctcctccacatcgagaggggccagctgaggtggctcgggcatcttttccggatacccctggacgccttcccgggaaggttttctgggcatgtcccaccaggagaagaccccggggaagacctaggacacgctggagggactatgtctcccggctggcctgggaacgcctctgtgtccccccggaagagctggaggaagtgtctagggagagggaagtctgggcatccctgcttagactgctgcccccgcgacccggccccggataagcggaagaaaatggatggatggatggatgtatatCCTgtacttgctaattgcacttctggttagacctaaactacatttcattacactgtagttgtatatgtgtaatgacaataaagttgaatctaatcatcttttcttttttctaagaCTGCATATATTTCCTGTTTGTATTAAGAGCTTCTCCCTCAGGCTATGTTTTTTCTCtattatattataaagaaaCGGATGTTATGCAgccatgtttgtttgtaaatcttgataatttcaatcaaaaaagtaaaagtaatttGAAGAATTCTAAAATAAGTTTCAAGCTTCTAGATCGACTAAAGAGTATGCAATTGTCTTTAACTTGTTCAGTTAATCCGTCCTGTTgttattgattttaataaaactcTATATTTTAGTAAAACTACAAGGCATTAATATTACTGAGGTGTGACAGCAGTTTTCTAAGACGAATAAGTCAGTCACAAAGGATTCCCTTGGCTAAAAGAATTTGGAGCTCAGTCTTTAGTGATACTGAATCAGAGAAAGCTTTTATGATTTCTAGGAAGTATAGTGTCACCAATAAGATACgtgaatttttcatttaaaatgattcaatGTAATTACCCAGGAAGCCAGAttgttaaaagattttaaaaaagacattaatgtAACCTGTGCAACCAAGTTATTTTGGTTTGACTTCAAGGTATTTTTTAGGAAGATTGCTGGCATCGACACGGTTTTGGATGctaaaaatattctgtttttgtATGACAAAcctttagataaaaaaatattttttgcttaatctatttattttttaggcaAGTTTCATATTCATGCATTGAAAGGTATACGGAACAATAAAGCCAAGAGAACTGTGGACTATTGTAAAGCCttaatttaaattttctttagacatttcatttttatttatttatgttgtatgCATATATAACCCTAAAGTACTACTGGCCTGACATGCACAATACATCGCTTTCCTGCATCCGCGATAATTCAGATGGTTTTGACAACGCTGTCGTTTGTACATTAAACTTCTTCCTTTTCCGTTTTTCATCGTGTAAACGTATCCTTACAAATTGACTTGTGTGGGCGCCTTTTGATTGCAATGGTACTCTTACAGTATATTTCAATCACCCAGACGGATGTCAAGATTAgattataaacaatatttaaacataGTTTGTGTGAGATTTATGACTTTTTGTAGAGCACCGTCACTTAAATAAGACTATGCTTCTTTTGGCCAAGTTTGGCTAACAACCATCCTGCATGTGTTtgtacaacaacaacaaaaacaaagcttATCTCcattaatgattttaaatgaatgctAGCGTGACTTTACAGTTACACAAAATAAGTAACATAGGTGTGAGTAGGTATGTAAGAATGAACAACAAACCTGACACAAAATGGCTAGCGCAAATCCATGTCTCAGTTTCTGGGTTCCAGTTTCTTCTGCGAATTGCAGCAATCCATTTGCATCTCTTTTCTCTAGCTTTCGGTAACCTGTAAAAGGACAACTGCGAGTTCTTGATGAATCTATTTTTACAGTCAATTGCACAACAACTCTTTCCCATTATAGCCACAGTAGAGTACAGCTGAGCTTAGCTGCTAACGCTGAAGCATTCGGTCCCCTTATGCCACTCAGTGGGCGTGTCTCTATGGCGTGGCTCCCGTTCGATGTGACTACGTCACATGCACACCACGCCCTGTTTTCAAAACTGAATAGATGCAGGCATCAAACCTGGCTCCACTAAGCAGTACAAAAACAGTTTTCCTAATTCTTTAAAGTATACAGTTCATAGTACATGACAGCTGTCATAAATTCCCAGTACAATCTAAAAGAATATTTGAAGATTGTGGGTTagtttcctggacagggattAGACTAGTCCTTGACTAAAATAATTGTAAGAGCTCTCCAAACTGAAAATCAATTTGTACTGACATatctaaaaatgcacaaaagtaatgtttttagtaaggcatatttttaaaactacttaaatgtcaaaatttaaCTTAaacctagtcctggtttaaactaatccctgtctgggaaagcgcccgattatttaataaatcttATGAACTTTTTCAAACTGCATATTTTTTAAGGATTTGAAGGGTCACTTTAATTTCCCATTTTGCATCAATCCTCAGGGTCCAGTGGAATTCATGCCAGTAGTTATTCAAGCAAAatgtttccaaaaatgtttcttccaaatatccttgcagaacaaggaaatttatacaggtttggaacaacatgatggtgattttcattttaggcTGAACTATCGCCTTAATGGTAACTAGAGCCTGTTTACCAAAATTCCTCAAAAAAATCTCAAGCCAAACTTAAAATGCTGGCCATCAGTTTTCCTGATATTGAAATACTAAAAAGCAATAACCTGGACAAATGTTGACAATGTAAACagttataattaatttaaaacaatttaattatGCTTCTTATGTTCCCTAAcctgaaaaaaaactttgtgagAAAATGACTAAAATAGTCAAAAATGTGGGGGAAATCTTACACGATCACTTCTATTAGCAAAATTGCTTTACAAACCGTTCAGTTACACAGTTGTCATTATAGGATTATGTGTCTAAAACAGTGAAATGcagtacaaaataaacatgtatatgaaatatgaattcatatttggttttttttgttcattttgttttttattgtgtataacAAGATGcaaaaaatccctttaaaactgGTCATGTTTAGtttgttaattttatattaCATCGAAGGTTGTTTGATTACCCTTTTACACAGACTACCATTGTAATATGTTTTCACATAGAGCACATCATGTCACCACAACCATCTGAAGGCTGTCCTTCACTTTGACATGTTGtttcatcattttgttttgcattgtttattACATTATTCCAACGCTGTAAGATTCTTGATACTGTTGACTGATGAATGCCAAAGAGGTAGCCTAAAAATCCCTCTGACAGATTGAGGCGCTGCTTCATCAGTGTAAGGAGGAGCTCTTGTGTGGGCTTGAGGGAATGGTTTGAAGTAGAAGGAAGAATTGATGACACAGAGTTGAACAATGACATGAAAGTCTGTGAATTTGGCAGTCCTGTAAAGAATTTCATTTTCTTGTCGTCAAATTGAGAAGGGTCAAGAGTGCACCGTCTCAACTCATTTtctaaactgtacattttatccCTCAGTGACTGACATTCAGCATTTAAAGATGCAATCTGATCATATAATGAGGCAATGTCATTCTGTGAATCCTCGGTCTTGATTTCGGTTACAAGGACTTCTTCAATCTCTTCCTTAGTGACAAAGACTTCATCAGGATGAACTTTCGCTTCTAATGCAGGTGCTTGATTTAGAAGAGCTGTGGCAGCCAATTTATTACCAGAAACATCTTGAAATGCTAGATAATTTTCCAGGTTCTTAACTGCTCGATGTCGATCAGCTGTGGAGGTGAAACTAAATATGCTTGGAACGTAGTCAGGATGTAGTGGATCATCGCTCTTTTTtcctgaaacacaacaacaaataatgtGATCATCCATCTTTGGGCTGTCACAATATTAGATTTACACTGCACAATTAATAATTGTCAATTCCGAATAATAGATATGTGCATACCATTCTTGTTTTAGGGAATTCCCCCCTTACATGATTAGCAATGGGGATTATAGATTTGGGGGAATACATCTggacacatacattttaatttaaacaattttatgttttttttttatattaaacttttaacgcaataaaaatgacaaaattcctTTAGGTTTTTGCAATAGAATCAAATCCAACTTATAACTCATTACCTATATAAAGTAAAGTTCTACAATAACTTTACAATTGTTATATgctagggatgagtcacgaatttcgaatattcgaatagtatatttaattatcgaatttcgaatagtgtgtgcgatcttaaaaaattcgccgtgttttcacgtgtaacgcgttcatgtaaccaaagggtggcgctgccaatacgacgcacctaaaacctaaaggctgtcaatcaagagacagtagagcaaaacattttcgcacaagaattggtaacgaagttacgcacactgtagacccgcgtggcataaCGGAAACGGTaaattgatatcaaaaatgagttctgtgtgggggtcctttaataaaatgaatgagaataaagtgcagcgCAAACTCTGGAATGCAAAACTGGCTTATCATCGATCAGCAACTATGATGCACAGTCAtctgagggcgaagcacccagcaggtccatccacaggtcagcaatcagttgctagtttatgGTCAGAACAACCAATTTGGATCCCaaacgggcggagcaaataacggctctaactagcaagatgatcgctaaggatgtgcttccgatcggctttgtcggaggagagggttttaaaaatcttatggagtttgaacagcccgagtttactgttcgtctagaaaaacgatcTCTGCCAGACtgcagaaactttttcatgacaatagaaaccGAAGCCTTATGAACTATTAATGCATGAAATCGctccgaactgttaataaatgccgtcattcggttaatatgttttacgcgtgttaagtctggtctaaaatctttattgctttattatattttccttgattaaccacactgctgttttttagttggtataaatgtgcatacTCATATTTAACAAGGAAATgttctagcattatgagcggttgatgcttATCGACGTATTAGTGCCATCATGctgttgttaatatattaatgtttcagcacgttatCTTAATGTATTGCTTAATGTTAGATTGCATATTCCATtatacataaagcagtgtgccgtCATACTGATTTgaagcgtaaatgttctctctctctctccgtttgtctgtgtgtataatactgtaaatgcgtccacgtgggggaggggtgcgaatttcgaataattttcgaatagttctcatcgatcttcgaatgttttttttgctttaaatgcccatccctattATATGCATAACAGTAGTCAGGTTACAAACGATTCCGAAgcagtaatttaaaaaacatatatggtACAGTCCttttaatgaaaacagcagGGTTTGTGGCAGTGGGTCTGTACATGTAGATGCGCTTGAAATGCGCTTCAGGACACTGGCTAGAGAAAACTACATCATCAGATAATTTCACTGATCTATATGAGAGTGTTGCGAGGGAGGGTGAGCACTGGTGGGAGAGACAGGGCGGCAGACATTTCGGCCTTTAATACAGATAATGCCCTTTTCGAGAGCAGAAACTTTGGTGCATCACTGCGCTCCCCACTTTTTTGTACGTACATTTGCCGGGGTAATACACTTGCGCATTATATTATTCTCGCCCATAACAAAGAAAAGCGCAGTTATAAGTTTTAACAGTTAACAATATAGCTCTAAATGGAAGGTTTGAATCTGCATGCGTTACATTCACTCGAGCAAGTGTAAATAATGGTGTGTTTATATTTGGCATTAACATGCGATCTAGGTGATTCGAACAAGCAGATCGGATCTTCAGACAATCCGGACAATCCGTGCGTTTACACTTGTCAACATCGGATCAGCATCGTCTGcgtctgtccatccatccatccatccatccatcctggctgcgcctagaagttctgtccataaaaattatgaacagaaccggcgacaaagggcagccctgccggagtccgacccacaccgggaacaagtctgacttactgacggcaatgcgaaccaagctcctgctccggtcgtacagggaccggatagcccttagcagagggtcccgaatcccattctcccagagcaccctccacaagatgccgcgagggacacagtcgaaagccttctccaaatccacaaaacacatgttgattggttgggcaaactcccatgaaccctccagc of the Triplophysa dalaica isolate WHDGS20190420 chromosome 1, ASM1584641v1, whole genome shotgun sequence genome contains:
- the LOC130417222 gene encoding uncharacterized protein LOC130417222, with the protein product MAPTTKAVRVKVMSRRKLGSGCCALGCNMTSGTNTLSKIKMLRFPKDEERRRAWIAALRRETWQPGKNSKICSTHFVTGKKSDDPLHPDYVPSIFSFTSTADRHRAVKNLENYLAFQDVSGNKLAATALLNQAPALEAKVHPDEVFVTKEEIEEVLVTEIKTEDSQNDIASLYDQIASLNAECQSLRDKMYSLENELRRCTLDPSQFDDKKMKFFTGLPNSQTFMSLFNSVSSILPSTSNHSLKPTQELLLTLMKQRLNLSEGFLGYLFGIHQSTVSRILQRWNNVINNAKQNDETTCQSEGQPSDGCGDMMCSM